The following coding sequences lie in one Mucilaginibacter sp. KACC 22773 genomic window:
- a CDS encoding hydroxymethylglutaryl-CoA lyase: MTIKITECPRDAMQGIVHFIPTDVKAAYINLLLQVGFDTIDFGSFVSAKAIPQLQDTAEVLSKLDLSNTQSKLLAIIANYRGAEEATKHPEITYLGYPFSISETFQLRNTNTTLSQAFDNVKRMQELSVASNKKLLVYLSMGFGNPYGDEWNTGIIHEWTKKLVKEGINNIALADTIGISEADQIRSIYPELCLAFPNAEFGIHLHSTPDTWQPKIEAAYQSGCKRFDTAIKGYGGCPMAADDLTGNIATENLIGYLESKKEPTGLNMDKFREAMEYSGRVFL, from the coding sequence ATGACTATAAAAATAACTGAGTGCCCCCGCGATGCTATGCAGGGGATAGTGCATTTTATCCCTACCGATGTAAAGGCAGCTTATATCAACCTGCTCTTGCAGGTGGGCTTTGATACTATTGATTTCGGAAGTTTTGTGTCGGCAAAAGCCATTCCGCAATTACAGGACACTGCCGAGGTGTTAAGTAAATTAGATTTAAGCAATACACAGTCAAAACTATTGGCCATTATTGCCAATTACCGTGGTGCCGAGGAAGCTACAAAGCACCCGGAAATAACTTACCTGGGCTATCCGTTTTCAATTTCAGAAACATTTCAGCTACGCAATACCAATACTACCCTATCCCAGGCTTTCGACAATGTAAAACGGATGCAGGAATTATCCGTAGCCAGTAATAAAAAACTGCTTGTTTACCTATCTATGGGGTTTGGTAACCCCTACGGCGACGAATGGAACACCGGCATTATTCATGAATGGACAAAAAAACTGGTAAAAGAAGGAATTAATAACATAGCCCTGGCCGATACTATCGGCATTTCGGAAGCTGACCAGATCAGGAGCATTTATCCCGAACTCTGCCTGGCATTTCCAAATGCCGAATTCGGCATCCACCTGCACAGCACACCTGATACCTGGCAACCCAAAATAGAAGCTGCTTACCAAAGCGGCTGCAAAAGGTTTGACACTGCCATTAAAGGCTACGGCGGCTGCCCCATGGCCGCAGATGACCTTACAGGCAACATTGCTACCGAAAACCTAATAGGATACCTTGAAAGCAAAAAAGAGCCCACAGGGCTTAATATGGACAAATTCCGGGAAGCAATGGAATATTCGGGGAGGGTGTTCTTGTAG
- a CDS encoding ROK family protein produces the protein MELENKGVKGSQLKNMIIKRLYFNKAMSCAGLSDLFDKSIPSIAKAINELMHEGFVVEHGYAPSSGGRRPLMYSVKANAMYILAVALDQLTARIQLFDLQNSPVADMLTFELKLLNNPNALTILTNQINSYIKTSGVAKGKIAGIGIGMPGFINVTQGINYTYLDANGSLTAYLTEHTGITTYIDNDSSLIALAEQKFGIAKAQTEVMVINLGWGIGLGMIVNGKLFRGHTGFAGELSHIPLSEDGSLCECGKRGCLEAEASMLVVARKAIEGIQQGRITSLKHNTNDHSKLMGDALLDAANNGDQFAIELLSDAGYKIGKALAILIHIMNPAIIVLSGRGAKVAKILMAPIQQALHKYCIPRLSAGTELLVSELGFDAELIGAAVLVMENFDKSVKAKVAKAVA, from the coding sequence ATGGAACTCGAAAATAAAGGTGTGAAGGGCAGTCAGCTTAAAAATATGATCATCAAAAGGCTTTATTTTAATAAAGCGATGTCATGTGCGGGACTGAGCGACTTGTTTGATAAAAGCATTCCGTCAATAGCCAAGGCCATCAATGAACTGATGCATGAAGGCTTCGTGGTTGAGCATGGGTACGCCCCTTCAAGCGGTGGCCGCCGCCCGCTCATGTATTCTGTTAAGGCCAATGCCATGTATATACTGGCCGTGGCACTCGATCAGCTTACTGCACGCATCCAGTTGTTCGATTTGCAAAATAGCCCCGTGGCCGATATGCTTACTTTTGAGCTCAAACTGCTCAACAACCCCAATGCGCTAACTATACTTACCAACCAGATTAATAGCTATATCAAAACATCGGGTGTAGCCAAGGGCAAAATTGCGGGCATCGGTATCGGTATGCCTGGCTTTATCAATGTAACCCAAGGCATTAATTATACTTACCTTGACGCCAACGGCAGCCTTACCGCTTACCTTACCGAACATACCGGTATTACCACCTATATTGATAACGATTCGAGCCTGATAGCGCTTGCCGAGCAAAAGTTTGGTATAGCAAAGGCGCAAACCGAAGTAATGGTAATTAACCTGGGCTGGGGTATTGGTTTAGGGATGATCGTGAACGGGAAATTGTTCCGCGGCCACACTGGTTTTGCGGGGGAGTTAAGCCATATCCCGCTATCGGAAGATGGCTCATTATGCGAGTGCGGTAAACGCGGTTGCCTGGAGGCCGAAGCATCAATGCTGGTGGTGGCCCGTAAAGCCATCGAGGGTATTCAGCAAGGCCGCATAACCAGTTTAAAACACAATACCAACGATCACTCCAAACTTATGGGCGATGCCCTGCTGGATGCTGCCAATAATGGCGACCAGTTTGCTATAGAATTGCTATCAGATGCCGGTTACAAAATAGGGAAGGCCCTGGCTATCCTTATCCATATCATGAACCCGGCTATTATCGTACTAAGCGGCCGCGGAGCAAAAGTTGCCAAAATATTGATGGCGCCCATACAACAGGCCCTGCACAAATACTGTATCCCCCGTTTATCTGCCGGTACCGAATTACTGGTATCCGAACTCGGCTTTGATGCCGAACTGATTGGCGCCGCAGTATTGGTGATGGAAAATTTTGATAAATCCGTGAAGGCAAAAGTGGCGAAGGCTGTTGCCTGA
- a CDS encoding VOC family protein → MSTSNQQIIPMLAYEDGIAAMEWLCKVFGFTEVTRMTDEQGRLSHGEIAMGESLVMMAEPTPDYQSPKHHAQNCAIAAKAYEVPYVINGVLVYVDDITLHYEHAKSNGATILSVPEEGYPGTRYRAADLEGQRWMFMQK, encoded by the coding sequence ATGAGCACATCAAACCAACAAATTATACCTATGCTGGCCTACGAGGATGGCATAGCGGCAATGGAATGGCTTTGCAAGGTTTTTGGTTTTACCGAGGTAACCCGCATGACTGATGAGCAAGGCCGGCTGAGTCATGGCGAAATAGCCATGGGCGAAAGCCTGGTAATGATGGCCGAGCCCACGCCAGATTACCAAAGCCCAAAGCATCATGCGCAAAATTGTGCTATAGCTGCCAAAGCTTACGAGGTGCCCTACGTTATTAACGGAGTTTTGGTTTATGTGGATGACATAACCCTGCATTATGAACACGCTAAAAGCAACGGCGCTACCATATTATCTGTACCGGAAGAAGGTTACCCCGGCACCCGTTACCGCGCTGCCGATCTGGAAGGGCAGCGCTGGATGTTTATGCAGAAGTAA
- a CDS encoding DUF2071 domain-containing protein, protein MKIPTITGIIDRRILINFAVDPDIAKLIVPAPFSPKIVNGKAIVGICLIRLKDVRPKGMPAFVGVGSENGAHRIAVEWQEDGEIKEGVYIPRRDTSSRFNTIVGGRIFPGRHYHAKFDVDEHNSNYHVAFESSDGTTISVDAKIADTFNKDSVFKDLDAASDFFKAGAMGYSPNGDKYEGLLLHTEKWKVEALEVSKVSSSFFEDEAIFPKGTIVFDNALLMTNIQHDWYSKPDKAVVNN, encoded by the coding sequence ATGAAAATACCTACTATTACCGGTATTATAGACAGGCGCATATTGATTAACTTTGCAGTCGATCCTGATATTGCCAAATTAATAGTTCCGGCCCCGTTTAGTCCTAAAATTGTTAATGGTAAAGCCATTGTGGGTATTTGCCTTATCCGGTTAAAAGATGTAAGGCCTAAAGGAATGCCCGCTTTTGTTGGGGTGGGTTCCGAAAACGGCGCGCACCGCATTGCTGTTGAATGGCAGGAAGATGGTGAAATTAAAGAAGGTGTTTACATTCCCCGGAGGGATACTTCATCCCGTTTCAACACTATTGTTGGTGGCAGGATATTTCCGGGCAGGCATTATCACGCTAAATTTGATGTTGATGAGCATAATAGTAACTATCATGTAGCTTTTGAAAGTTCGGATGGTACCACTATTAGCGTAGATGCTAAAATTGCTGATACTTTTAACAAAGATTCTGTTTTTAAGGATTTAGATGCCGCATCCGACTTTTTTAAGGCCGGGGCTATGGGCTATTCGCCAAATGGCGATAAATATGAAGGCTTGTTGCTGCATACAGAAAAGTGGAAGGTAGAAGCCCTTGAGGTAAGCAAAGTATCATCAAGCTTTTTTGAGGATGAAGCTATTTTTCCAAAAGGGACTATTGTGTTTGATAATGCGCTGTTGATGACTAATATACAGCACGATTGGTATTCAAAGCCCGATAAGGCGGTTGTAAATAACTGA
- a CDS encoding DUF695 domain-containing protein, whose product MIEDLYLGDSWISLEFSTDGGLPVFVKFRPYLQNFIDTGFYNHRMDVIWSYNSPNETLLPHEIDLDLMEQVEEALADILEEDNQTILAFSFTGENERWWAWYTTDVDIAGERLNVALAGFDELPISITANTDPDWDEYNGVLEDFAE is encoded by the coding sequence ATGATTGAAGATTTATACCTGGGCGACTCATGGATCTCACTCGAGTTTTCGACGGACGGAGGTTTGCCTGTTTTTGTAAAATTTAGGCCTTACCTGCAAAATTTTATTGATACCGGTTTTTATAACCACCGGATGGATGTGATTTGGTCATATAATTCGCCCAATGAAACTTTGCTGCCGCACGAAATAGATCTTGACCTGATGGAGCAGGTTGAGGAAGCGCTTGCAGATATTTTGGAAGAGGATAATCAAACTATCCTGGCGTTTTCATTTACCGGCGAAAATGAACGATGGTGGGCATGGTATACTACTGATGTTGATATAGCAGGCGAACGCCTGAACGTGGCATTGGCAGGCTTTGATGAATTACCAATCAGTATTACCGCCAATACCGACCCGGACTGGGACGAGTATAACGGTGTGCTGGAAGATTTTGCCGAATAG
- a CDS encoding glycoside hydrolase family 3 N-terminal domain-containing protein produces MRKKYYLPRICVVTAMAAGLTLSASAQQKNIYHKGWIDFNKNGKMDVFEDPSQTIDKRVADLLSQMTVDEKTCQMATLYGYKRVLKEEMPVANWKNEIWKDGIANIDEELNNLTSHTDDAPTQYSFPFSKHASAINTVQKWFVEETRMGIPVDFTNEGIHGLNHDRATPLPAPISIGSTFDKQLVRQAGQTVGREAKALGYTNVYAPILDPARDQRWGRVVECYGEDPFHIAEMGKQMVVGIQEEGVASTLKHFAVYSVPKGGRDGAARTDPHVAPREMHQVYLYPFRRVIQEAHPMGVMSSYNDWDGVPVTGSYYFLTQLLRQQFGFNGYVVSDSEAVEYLYSKHHVAADYKEAVRQAVEAGLNVRTNFTMPQTFILPLRELIKENKISMKVIDSRVGDVLRVKFRLGLFDSPYVKDPKAADKVVHTTDDAAMSLKMNRESMVLLKNEGGLLPLDKKRYPRILVTGPLAKETNYAISRYGPSHNPVTSVYDGLVNYMGNDGVIVYAKGCDMIDATWPESEIIETPLTHQEQIEIDNAVNQAKNVDVVIAVVGEDVDRVGESLSRTGLNLPGRQLKLIQALQATGKPVVMVMINGQPLTINWENKYVPAILEAWFPSVQSGQVITETLFGDNNPGGKLPITFPKTTGQIEFNFPFKPNAQAGQGGPNSWGKTSVNGALYPFGYGLSYTTFEYSNLVVSPEQENSQGDVQVSVDVTNTGARAGDDVVQLYLKDEVSSVTTYEYDLRGFERVNLKPGEKRTVQFTLHPDDLALLDKNMNWTVEPGKFMVMIGSSSEDIKLKKEFEVK; encoded by the coding sequence ATGAGAAAAAAGTATTACCTGCCGCGCATTTGCGTGGTAACGGCAATGGCTGCCGGGCTTACCTTATCAGCATCAGCACAACAAAAAAATATTTATCATAAAGGCTGGATAGACTTTAATAAAAATGGTAAAATGGATGTGTTTGAAGACCCATCTCAAACCATTGATAAGCGCGTTGCCGATTTACTAAGCCAGATGACCGTTGACGAAAAAACATGCCAGATGGCCACGCTATATGGTTATAAACGGGTACTCAAAGAGGAAATGCCTGTCGCCAACTGGAAAAACGAGATCTGGAAGGATGGCATAGCCAATATAGATGAAGAACTAAATAACCTTACATCGCATACAGATGATGCGCCTACGCAATATTCGTTCCCCTTTAGCAAACATGCTTCGGCAATTAATACCGTGCAAAAATGGTTTGTTGAAGAAACCCGAATGGGTATCCCGGTTGATTTTACCAACGAAGGGATCCATGGCCTGAATCATGACCGCGCCACGCCTTTACCGGCGCCTATCAGCATTGGCAGTACTTTTGATAAACAACTGGTACGCCAGGCAGGCCAAACCGTAGGCCGCGAAGCCAAAGCTTTGGGCTATACCAACGTATATGCCCCCATACTTGACCCCGCCCGCGACCAGCGCTGGGGCCGCGTGGTTGAGTGTTATGGTGAAGACCCCTTTCATATTGCCGAAATGGGCAAACAAATGGTTGTGGGTATACAGGAGGAAGGTGTTGCCTCAACCCTTAAACACTTCGCGGTATACAGTGTACCCAAAGGTGGCCGCGATGGTGCAGCGCGTACCGATCCGCATGTGGCACCAAGGGAAATGCACCAGGTTTATTTATACCCTTTTCGCCGGGTTATCCAGGAAGCGCACCCTATGGGGGTAATGAGTAGTTACAATGATTGGGATGGCGTGCCTGTAACCGGTAGTTACTACTTTTTAACACAATTACTGCGCCAGCAATTTGGCTTTAATGGTTATGTAGTGAGCGATAGCGAAGCGGTTGAATACCTTTATTCTAAGCACCATGTAGCGGCCGATTATAAAGAAGCTGTGAGGCAGGCGGTTGAGGCGGGCCTTAATGTGCGCACCAATTTTACCATGCCGCAAACCTTTATTTTGCCGCTGCGCGAGCTGATTAAAGAAAACAAGATTTCGATGAAGGTAATAGACTCGCGGGTGGGGGATGTGTTGCGTGTAAAATTCCGCCTTGGTTTGTTTGATAGCCCGTATGTTAAAGACCCGAAGGCTGCCGATAAAGTTGTACATACCACCGATGACGCCGCCATGTCGCTCAAAATGAACCGCGAATCGATGGTGTTGTTGAAAAATGAAGGCGGCTTGCTGCCTTTGGATAAAAAGAGATATCCCCGGATATTAGTTACCGGCCCATTGGCTAAAGAAACCAATTATGCCATCAGCCGTTACGGCCCCTCGCATAACCCGGTTACCAGTGTTTACGATGGGCTGGTCAATTATATGGGCAACGATGGTGTAATTGTATATGCCAAAGGTTGCGACATGATAGATGCCACCTGGCCCGAGAGCGAGATTATTGAAACGCCGCTTACTCATCAGGAACAAATAGAAATTGATAACGCCGTAAACCAGGCCAAAAATGTGGATGTAGTTATAGCCGTTGTAGGCGAAGATGTAGATAGGGTAGGCGAAAGCCTATCGCGCACCGGCTTAAACCTTCCCGGCAGGCAATTGAAGCTGATACAGGCCTTACAGGCTACCGGCAAGCCCGTGGTTATGGTAATGATAAATGGGCAGCCGCTTACCATCAACTGGGAAAATAAATATGTGCCGGCTATTTTAGAGGCCTGGTTCCCGAGTGTGCAAAGCGGGCAGGTAATAACCGAAACGTTGTTTGGTGATAATAACCCGGGTGGTAAGCTGCCCATCACTTTCCCAAAAACCACAGGGCAAATTGAATTCAACTTTCCGTTTAAGCCCAATGCCCAGGCAGGGCAGGGCGGTCCCAACAGCTGGGGTAAAACCAGTGTAAACGGCGCTTTGTATCCATTTGGTTATGGCTTAAGTTATACCACATTTGAATACAGCAACCTGGTAGTATCGCCTGAGCAGGAGAATTCCCAGGGCGATGTACAGGTAAGCGTGGATGTAACCAACACAGGCGCCCGCGCCGGCGACGATGTGGTACAACTATACCTGAAAGACGAAGTAAGCAGTGTAACCACCTACGAGTATGATTTGCGCGGTTTTGAACGTGTAAATCTTAAACCCGGCGAAAAAAGAACGGTACAGTTTACCCTGCACCCCGATGACCTGGCCCTGCTGGATAAAAATATGAACTGGACAGTTGAACCAGGCAAATTTATGGTGATGATAGGCAGTTCATCGGAAGATATTAAGCTGAAAAAAGAATTTGAGGTAAAGTAA
- a CDS encoding alpha/beta hydrolase family protein has protein sequence MYRQIVISFIFLLSGNIVLAQTNIGQRTFQFKDQKRNRPVTTEVWYPTTDSVKQADKYFSPFTRVQTVRNGKLPAVKLPVIMLSHGTGGGRLTLEWLAAALAQNGFIVAAVDHWGNTYDNKIKLEFLKAWERPQDISFALTSLLNDRDFKAIIDPDRIGAAGFSFGGFTVIALAGGEFDFDVLRNYYKTAGRKEIEIPEYPGLVKSLDDSTLLTESKHYPPLKDKRIKAFFSISPALGPGFVKRQQVKNISSPVYIVGSQSDTIAPVKTNAIHYHQLIKGSQLYINPGKTGHYVMLSEAIEPVKKEAPVLFADDHTVNRHAVHLKMDSLAIAFFRKTLSPPAP, from the coding sequence ATGTACAGGCAAATTGTAATCTCCTTTATATTTTTACTATCAGGTAATATCGTTTTAGCGCAAACCAATATTGGCCAGCGCACTTTTCAGTTTAAAGATCAAAAGCGTAACCGCCCGGTAACAACCGAGGTTTGGTACCCCACTACTGATTCGGTAAAACAGGCTGATAAATACTTTTCGCCATTTACCCGTGTGCAAACCGTGCGCAACGGAAAACTGCCTGCGGTTAAGTTGCCGGTTATTATGCTGTCGCACGGCACCGGTGGCGGCAGGTTAACACTAGAATGGCTGGCAGCCGCGTTGGCGCAAAACGGCTTTATTGTGGCCGCTGTAGATCATTGGGGCAATACTTATGATAACAAGATAAAGCTGGAGTTTTTAAAGGCCTGGGAGCGCCCGCAGGACATTAGTTTTGCATTAACCTCGCTATTGAACGACCGGGATTTTAAGGCAATAATAGATCCCGACAGGATAGGGGCGGCCGGCTTTTCATTTGGAGGGTTTACGGTAATAGCCCTCGCAGGCGGCGAATTTGATTTTGATGTGCTGCGCAATTACTATAAAACCGCAGGCCGTAAAGAAATCGAAATTCCCGAATATCCCGGCCTTGTAAAATCGCTGGATGATAGCACGCTGTTAACCGAATCAAAACATTATCCTCCGCTGAAAGATAAGCGTATCAAAGCATTTTTCTCTATTTCGCCGGCCCTGGGCCCTGGTTTTGTAAAAAGGCAGCAGGTGAAAAACATCAGCAGTCCTGTTTATATCGTGGGTTCGCAAAGCGACACTATAGCGCCCGTAAAAACTAACGCCATCCATTACCACCAATTGATAAAAGGATCGCAGCTGTACATTAACCCCGGCAAAACCGGGCATTATGTAATGTTGTCAGAAGCCATCGAACCTGTAAAAAAGGAAGCACCTGTGCTATTCGCCGATGATCACACTGTTAACAGGCATGCCGTGCACCTGAAGATGGATAGTTTGGCTATAGCGTTTTTTAGGAAGACATTAAGCCCCCCGGCCCCCTGA